The DNA segment TTTTATGGCGCGTATAAAAGCCATAGCCACAAATGATGGTTGATGTGAACACACAGGTTGAAGATCTACAAACATTCGGCTTGTCCAatcaggggttgccacagcaaatcaacgttctccacttcaccctgtcctttgcatcgtcctccccaacaccagccactcgcatgtcctccctcactgcgtccatgtatctgCACACTGTTttactctctctaaaatgttcagatattaaatCTTGAAAATATAAGTGCGTGCTGCGGTGTTTCCGTCTTCCACCCTTTTCTTACCGGCTGTTTGAAATACTACCGTCACAATAATGTGGCACCACTGAAAATATTTACTgtagtgattttgttttttttagaatctCGTTATGTTTTTGAGGTATAGCAGTTGGAGCCGCCTACCTTGTAATTATGTGTTGGCCAGGACTACCATTGTATCTTCTAATAAATACTGTAGCTTGTTAATTAATGTCTATAAAACCTTATGAAAGGAGAAGGCAACATGAATgctctctattttttttataggcTATTATGTTCCTAAATCCGATGGAGAGTTCTACCAGTTTTGTTATGTCACGCATGCCGGCGACATCAGAGGCGCCAGCACACCCTTCCAGTTCAGATCAGCCACGCCCACTGAAGAGCTCCTGACTGTTACTGAGGATGACGGCAACTCTGACATACTGGTTGTCACCACCAAGACTGGCCTGCTAGAGGTATGCCGTGAAAGATGAAGCTGTGTCCCTTAGATATCTATCTTTCTGGAATTTAGGCCCCCATTATAGGGCCCATCACAAAACCCAGACCCAGGGGTTCTTTTCTCTACCCGACCGTGCACAAGTCACATATAGGACACAGTATATGGCAAACACAAACTGACTTTGATATAAAACTCCTAAATGTTATTTACCACTCTTGTGGTGTTTTCAGAATGTCCTCAACTGACATGAAAATTTTGAAAGTAAAACTTGAAGACCAAATTCTACAAAGTGCAATCGCTATCGTCGTCCACTATCAAGTATTCTCAACTTACATTTGCCTGGCAGCATGTGGAGGAGGCGAAGCAGGAGCGCAAGGAGTTGCTGAAGGCCATGCGTGCCCTCCAGGAGGAGAAgcggcagctgcaggaggagcagaaacgACTGGCTagggagagggagcaggagagggagacgTGCTGCCTGCTCCGGACACACAACCAGGTTAGAGAGAGGGACGGAGGGGACTGTTGGTCTGAGAGACAAGCTGCCCTTTTATTAGTATGGCTGTAGGTGAAGCAGCAGCGAAcgcatttatatataaaaagtttTAGTGTCACTAGTAAAATGGTATTTATGCAACATTAACAACTGTAGAAACCCCGCctcttttattaaaatatatgtcTCTCACAATTATAATCACTGAAATTATTATTGGCAAAATGTGTTGTAACAAACGCACTGGAGTCATTTCACCAGGTTTTATGTAACGTACACTGCAacacaatactttattaatctgtcccttggagggcaatctggtttacagcagtttgaactgctgctggtcgcagcgtgcgcatgcgcccgggcaatgcgggtgaagtgtcttgcctaaggacacgacgacagtgtacacatgcacCTGAGCcagggatcgaaccgccaacctctcggtcgtaggacgaccctctcaaccactgcgccactgtcgccctATCTGCATAGTTGtttcattattgttgttttgtttgccctctctccctctctctctctctctctctcacacacacacacactgactgtaTAAACCACTATACAGAACCAGGGTATTCCAAAGTAACTCTTGCATTTTACGATTTTAAGTCGTGTATAAAAAACCACCACTTTTATTTAATATGAGAACACAACCACAAAGAGCGGCCTGGGACCTCAGCACCTCTCAgaccacacgcacgcacacgcacacacacacgcacggcgtGCAGACTCGTTTTTATTGACCTTGAAACGGTCagatattcttcttcttcttctttcggctagTTGAGTGCACGATCAATTCTGGCAACATTTTCCACCGCagttatccgggcttgggaccggctcatgGGAGACGCTACCCGCTCTACCTTTGAGGCTGCATTTGGAACGGTCAGATATCACGCAGTGAAAATATGAGCAAAGCCTGTTGGTTGGCTGCCGGacgctctgggggggggggggggggggggaatagtcCGTAATGCAGCTCTGGGCTGTTTGAGATATTGGTATTAATTACTGATGTCAATGTCAAATGGTTTTCTAGAAATGTACATCCATCTCTTTGTAATTTTGATGCCGAGTAATTGCTTAAAGTACGTTGTAGAAAGAAATGTTATCAGGACTCCTGAGACTGTTGTGATAATAACAGCTTCCTATCAATATAGCAAACTGAACTTGATAGACCCAGTATGTTGTCGGGAGGTTGTCATCGATACGGGCGCGTCTTACAAAGGCAGCGTGAGTCAAACAACTGACATACATACGAAGGAGTGTTTTTAAGAGGCGCCTTGGCTGTAACATTTTTACGACCAATTCAACGACTGACGTGTTTTACATGAACAAAATATGTTGTTTGGATGAGTAAACATTGTAACACGGGTGAATGGAGGCCGCAGACGCGCGATGCATTCCTGCAGAATGCGTCGTGTTATTTTTATCTTTGTTAAATCATTAGTACATACTATTTAATAACGC comes from the Brachionichthys hirsutus isolate HB-005 unplaced genomic scaffold, CSIRO-AGI_Bhir_v1 contig_512, whole genome shotgun sequence genome and includes:
- the LOC137916610 gene encoding tax1-binding protein 1 homolog A-like; its protein translation is MSSFQVVDSSPGSSVSIMETSNFAHVIFQNVGKSFLPQAPLECCYTLTPFIAPNPKDWVGIFKVGWSTARDYYTFLWSPMSENYQPGSTVHRTVVFQGYYVPKSDGEFYQFCYVTHAGDIRGASTPFQFRSATPTEELLTVTEDDGNSDILVVTTKTGLLEHVEEAKQERKELLKAMRALQEEKRQLQEEQKRLAREREQERETCCLLRTHNQVRERDGGDCWSERQAALLLVWL